One region of Flavobacterium sp. KACC 22763 genomic DNA includes:
- a CDS encoding Wzz/FepE/Etk N-terminal domain-containing protein, with translation MENIDIENEEMSLKEVVQKIRQWYIYLFSKWKIIVLASIIGAAIALAYSFIKKPIYTATLTFAVEDEKGAGGLGGALGLASSFGLDLGGNGGGIFAGANLTELFKSRTMVEKTLLSSVNLNGKVVSLAEMYIQNNEWRKKWSDEPKIASIEFLPNADRKKFTREQDSILGLMYTDLSKSDLGVNQKDKKVSIITMDVSSKNELFAKYFCEALAIQVGKFYVETKSKKARMNMSILERQVDSVRGELNGAITGVAVANDNTFNLNPALNVRRAPSARRQVDVQANTAILTELVKQSELAKVTLRKETPLIQVIDRPILPLPKNKFGKAKALLLGGFIGAFLSIIAVILRRILRQLNVN, from the coding sequence ATGGAGAATATAGATATTGAAAACGAGGAAATGTCGTTAAAAGAAGTTGTTCAAAAAATAAGACAATGGTATATATATTTGTTTTCTAAATGGAAAATAATTGTATTAGCATCTATAATTGGAGCAGCAATCGCTTTAGCATATTCATTTATTAAAAAACCTATATATACAGCAACATTAACATTTGCTGTCGAAGATGAAAAGGGAGCTGGTGGTTTAGGCGGGGCTTTAGGCTTGGCTAGCTCGTTTGGCTTGGATTTAGGAGGTAATGGAGGAGGAATTTTTGCGGGTGCAAATTTGACAGAACTTTTTAAATCTAGAACAATGGTTGAAAAAACACTATTGTCTTCAGTGAATTTAAATGGTAAAGTTGTTTCTCTTGCAGAAATGTATATTCAGAATAATGAATGGAGAAAAAAGTGGTCTGACGAGCCAAAAATTGCGTCAATTGAGTTTCTGCCAAATGCTGATAGAAAAAAATTCACAAGAGAGCAAGATAGTATTTTGGGATTGATGTATACTGATTTGTCTAAATCAGATTTAGGGGTTAATCAAAAAGATAAAAAGGTATCAATAATCACTATGGATGTTTCTTCAAAAAATGAATTGTTTGCTAAGTATTTTTGCGAAGCTTTAGCCATACAGGTTGGTAAGTTTTATGTTGAAACAAAAAGCAAGAAAGCAAGAATGAATATGTCAATTTTAGAAAGGCAAGTTGATTCTGTTCGAGGAGAACTTAATGGAGCTATTACAGGTGTTGCTGTTGCAAATGATAACACATTTAATTTGAATCCAGCTTTAAATGTTCGTAGAGCACCTTCTGCAAGAAGACAAGTAGATGTTCAGGCTAATACAGCAATTTTAACTGAATTAGTAAAACAGTCTGAGTTAGCTAAAGTAACTTTACGTAAAGAAACACCTTTAATTCAAGTAATTGACAGGCCTATTTTACCTTTACCTAAAAATAAGTTTGGAAAGGCAAAAGCATTACTTTTAGGCGGATTTATTGGTGCTTTTTTATCCATTATTGCTGTAATATTGAGAAGGATTTTACGACAACTTAATGTGAATTAG
- a CDS encoding SLBB domain-containing protein produces MKKILYVLTLFFALITFNAKAQDIMKSKDLSTVKVDYLSDDDLAKISAQLKSNNATIDQVESMVLSKGMSQTEFNRLKIKLNDYEKKNAKDKSKDSKSKIGEKTSEFGRKQNEIKNDKVKDSLNTLIFGSELFDNPTLNFEPDLNLATPMNYVLGPGDELQISVYGVQEYNANTPVSVEGKVSIDYVGQISVSGMSIEAATQKIKAAIAKVYSTVRSGQSQVSISLGKIRTIKVTIVGGKQPGNYSISSLSTVYNALHLAGGPGKNGSYRNIELIRNNKVYKNIDIYRFLVKGDQSDNVSLKENDVIRIPAYSQRVTVEGEVKRPGIFEMKKGEKFSDLLNFASGFNEFAYTASVNVLQKTGKEFKVHDINESEYNSYQPQSGDVFRVTKILNRFENRIKIEGAVFRPDYYSFTEGMRISDLVTRAEGLKEDAYSKRARIIRLKTDLTTEIVNVDLGAALSGDLNADIELKREDIVTVYSILEFREEYKVTIDGEVKNPGEYEYFENLTLNDLVVQVGGLTGSASKRVEIARMIKSDAIDDADPKRVELVELEITADNNEQIKNFVLKPFDVINIRRMAVYEKPEMVKVSGAVTYPGKYVLANKKERVYNVVMRAGGLTSIANLDGMKIKRPIKEEQIEQLESINLNLEKKETLEKKEGILEESNLKIKDTLKSKLSKKLRDELKYTTIPVNWEKIVKDKNHYSNVTLFPGDEIEVAVYNEGVKVTGNVLLTSEIPYRSGKGFKYYINSVGGVDNKGWKRKAYIIYPNGKAAVTTSFLFFKSYPKVEPDSQIVVPEKPEKKKMTAGEWVGIGSVVSSLALLIVTAFK; encoded by the coding sequence ATGAAAAAAATATTATACGTTCTTACCCTGTTTTTTGCATTAATTACTTTTAATGCGAAAGCACAAGATATTATGAAATCTAAAGATTTAAGTACAGTGAAAGTTGATTACTTATCTGATGATGATTTAGCAAAAATTAGTGCTCAGCTAAAAAGTAATAATGCGACTATAGATCAAGTTGAATCGATGGTGCTTTCAAAAGGGATGAGTCAGACAGAGTTTAATAGACTTAAGATTAAGCTTAATGACTATGAGAAGAAAAATGCAAAAGATAAAAGTAAAGATAGTAAATCAAAGATAGGAGAGAAAACTTCAGAATTTGGAAGAAAACAGAATGAAATAAAAAATGATAAAGTAAAAGATTCTCTGAATACTTTAATTTTTGGTTCGGAATTGTTTGATAACCCTACTCTGAATTTTGAACCCGATTTAAATTTAGCAACTCCTATGAATTACGTTCTTGGTCCTGGTGATGAATTACAAATTAGCGTTTATGGTGTCCAAGAATATAATGCTAATACACCTGTAAGTGTAGAAGGAAAGGTAAGTATTGATTATGTGGGACAAATCTCGGTTTCTGGGATGTCTATTGAGGCTGCAACTCAAAAAATAAAAGCAGCAATTGCTAAGGTATACAGCACGGTTCGTTCTGGACAATCTCAAGTAAGCATTAGCTTAGGAAAAATACGTACTATAAAAGTTACCATTGTTGGTGGTAAACAACCTGGTAATTATTCTATATCGTCATTATCAACTGTTTATAATGCTTTGCATTTGGCTGGCGGACCTGGGAAAAACGGTAGCTATAGAAATATTGAATTGATAAGAAACAATAAGGTTTACAAGAATATTGACATTTATAGATTCTTAGTTAAAGGAGATCAATCTGATAATGTTTCCCTAAAGGAAAATGACGTAATTAGAATTCCTGCTTATAGTCAAAGAGTTACTGTTGAGGGAGAAGTTAAACGTCCTGGAATTTTTGAAATGAAAAAAGGTGAGAAGTTTTCTGATTTGTTAAATTTTGCTTCTGGATTTAATGAATTTGCTTATACAGCTTCGGTTAATGTACTGCAAAAGACCGGAAAAGAATTTAAAGTACACGATATAAATGAAAGCGAATACAATTCTTATCAACCTCAATCTGGGGACGTTTTTAGAGTTACTAAGATTTTAAATCGATTTGAAAATCGTATCAAGATTGAAGGAGCTGTTTTTAGACCAGATTATTATTCTTTTACTGAAGGAATGAGAATTTCAGACCTTGTAACAAGAGCAGAAGGATTGAAAGAAGATGCTTATAGTAAACGAGCACGAATTATTCGTTTAAAAACTGATTTGACAACAGAAATCGTTAATGTTGATCTAGGTGCTGCTTTGTCGGGAGATTTAAATGCGGATATTGAATTAAAAAGAGAAGATATAGTAACAGTATATTCTATTCTTGAGTTTAGAGAAGAATATAAAGTGACAATAGATGGGGAAGTAAAAAATCCGGGTGAATATGAATACTTTGAGAATCTTACATTAAATGACTTAGTTGTTCAAGTAGGCGGATTAACAGGTTCGGCATCAAAAAGAGTTGAGATTGCTCGAATGATTAAATCAGATGCTATTGATGATGCAGATCCTAAACGTGTAGAATTAGTTGAACTAGAAATTACCGCGGATAATAATGAACAAATTAAAAATTTTGTTTTAAAACCTTTCGATGTTATTAATATTCGTAGAATGGCGGTTTATGAAAAACCGGAAATGGTAAAAGTAAGCGGAGCTGTAACTTATCCGGGGAAATATGTTTTGGCAAATAAAAAAGAAAGGGTTTACAATGTGGTAATGAGAGCAGGAGGATTAACATCTATCGCAAATTTAGATGGTATGAAGATAAAAAGACCAATCAAAGAAGAACAAATAGAACAATTAGAAAGTATAAATCTTAATTTGGAGAAGAAGGAAACGTTAGAGAAAAAAGAGGGAATTTTAGAAGAATCAAATCTTAAAATTAAGGACACTCTTAAATCTAAATTATCAAAAAAATTAAGAGACGAATTAAAATACACTACTATTCCTGTTAATTGGGAAAAAATTGTAAAAGATAAAAACCACTATTCTAATGTTACTTTATTTCCTGGAGACGAAATTGAAGTGGCAGTGTATAACGAAGGAGTAAAAGTTACTGGTAATGTGTTGTTGACTTCTGAAATTCCATATAGAAGTGGAAAAGGATTCAAATATTATATTAATTCTGTTGGTGGTGTAGATAATAAAGGATGGAAGAGAAAAGCTTATATTATTTATCCAAACGGGAAAGCGGCGGTAACAACTTCATTCTTGTTTTTCAAATCTTACCCGAAAGTGGAGCCTGACTCGCAAATTGTTGTGCCTGAAAAGCCTGAAAAGAAAAAAATGACTGCGGGGGAATGGGTTGGTATTGGTAGTGTAGTTTCCAGTTTAGCTTTATTAATTGTAACTGCTTTTAAATAA
- the rfbB gene encoding dTDP-glucose 4,6-dehydratase, whose product MKKILITGGAGFIGSHVVRRFVNKYPEYQIFNLDALTYAGNLENIKDIENKPNYTFVKGDIVDETFINDLFNLHEFDGVLHLAAESHVDRSIEDPLAFVKTNVIGTMNLLNAAKNQWKGNFDGKRFYHISTDEVYGSLGSTGLFTEETPYDPNSPYSASKASSDHFVRAYGETYGLPYVLTNCSNNYGSYHFPEKLIPLFINNIINNKSLPVYGDGNYTRDWLFVEDHAIAIDLVFHEGKNHETYNIGGFNEWKNIDLVKLLCKIMDGKLARKVGTSEKLIAYVKDRPGHDLRYAIDASKINKELGWTPSVTFEEGLEKTINWYLNNQEWLQNVTSGAYKEYYQKQYS is encoded by the coding sequence ATGAAAAAAATTCTAATAACGGGAGGCGCTGGTTTTATAGGTTCTCATGTAGTAAGACGTTTTGTAAACAAATATCCGGAATATCAAATTTTCAATTTAGATGCATTGACTTATGCTGGAAATCTTGAAAATATTAAGGACATCGAAAATAAACCGAATTATACTTTCGTAAAAGGAGATATTGTTGATGAAACTTTTATTAATGATCTTTTTAATCTTCATGAATTTGACGGAGTTTTGCATTTAGCAGCAGAATCTCATGTAGATCGTTCAATCGAAGATCCTCTGGCATTCGTTAAAACAAATGTTATTGGTACAATGAATTTGCTAAATGCAGCAAAGAATCAATGGAAAGGAAACTTTGATGGAAAAAGGTTTTATCATATTAGTACAGATGAGGTTTATGGTTCTTTGGGTTCTACAGGGTTATTTACTGAAGAAACACCATATGATCCAAACTCTCCGTATTCGGCTTCAAAAGCAAGTTCAGATCATTTTGTGAGGGCATATGGTGAGACTTATGGATTGCCTTATGTTTTAACTAATTGTTCAAATAACTATGGTTCATACCACTTCCCTGAAAAATTAATTCCTTTGTTTATCAATAATATTATTAATAACAAATCTCTACCAGTATATGGTGATGGAAATTATACAAGAGATTGGTTGTTCGTAGAAGATCATGCCATTGCAATAGATTTGGTTTTTCATGAAGGAAAGAATCATGAAACATATAACATTGGCGGATTTAATGAATGGAAAAATATAGATCTTGTCAAGTTATTATGTAAAATAATGGATGGTAAACTTGCAAGAAAAGTTGGGACTTCTGAAAAACTTATTGCCTATGTTAAAGATAGGCCTGGTCATGATTTGCGTTATGCAATAGATGCTTCAAAAATTAATAAAGAACTAGGATGGACGCCTTCTGTGACTTTTGAAGAAGGATTAGAAAAGACTATAAATTGGTACTTAAATAATCAAGAGTGGCTTCAGAATGTTACATCAGGAGCTTACAAAGAGTATTATCAAAAGCAATACTCATAA
- a CDS encoding mannose-1-phosphate guanylyltransferase: protein MNSDKTITHVILTGGVGSRLWPLSRKSRPKQYLEIFEEKSLFEMTVERNSHLAKKVMVVGNIDNHQLSGQVMDKTNTSYVNIVEATPRNTAAAIAFAAFASNPEDILIITPSDHIIDQMEDYNQAMNQAITKANEGFIVTFGVIPTKPETGYGYIEAEGDNVISFREKPNETTAKEFIAKGNFLWNSGMFCFKASVLLEELKNFQPDVYEKSKTVWEVSKEGFLDLDLSMEIPSISIDYAVMERSKKIKVVPASFSWSDLGSFESVYDYLNSKGHYTDSNGNMVIGCDKHTTFLGLKNTIFVYTKTANLILQKENSQDVKDIYSELEKQNSDLLN, encoded by the coding sequence ATGAATTCAGATAAAACGATAACGCACGTAATCCTTACAGGAGGAGTTGGAAGTAGATTATGGCCTCTTTCTAGAAAAAGTAGGCCGAAACAATATCTAGAAATATTTGAAGAAAAATCTTTGTTTGAAATGACTGTTGAGCGCAATAGCCATTTAGCTAAAAAAGTAATGGTGGTTGGAAATATTGACAATCATCAATTAAGTGGGCAAGTAATGGATAAGACCAATACTTCGTACGTAAATATTGTGGAAGCGACTCCACGAAACACGGCTGCGGCAATTGCTTTCGCTGCTTTTGCATCAAACCCTGAAGATATTTTAATTATTACGCCATCCGATCATATTATAGATCAAATGGAAGATTATAATCAGGCTATGAATCAGGCTATTACAAAAGCTAATGAGGGCTTTATTGTAACTTTCGGTGTTATTCCTACGAAACCAGAAACGGGATACGGTTATATTGAAGCTGAAGGAGATAATGTAATTTCTTTCCGCGAAAAACCAAATGAAACGACAGCGAAAGAGTTTATTGCAAAAGGGAATTTTTTATGGAATAGCGGAATGTTTTGCTTTAAAGCAAGCGTTCTTTTAGAAGAATTGAAAAATTTCCAACCTGATGTTTATGAGAAATCAAAAACGGTATGGGAAGTTAGTAAAGAAGGATTTTTAGATTTAGATTTATCAATGGAAATCCCTTCTATCAGTATTGATTATGCTGTAATGGAAAGAAGCAAAAAAATTAAGGTTGTTCCTGCGTCGTTCTCTTGGTCAGATTTAGGTTCTTTTGAATCCGTATATGATTATTTAAATTCAAAGGGGCACTATACAGATTCAAATGGAAATATGGTTATTGGCTGTGATAAGCACACCACTTTTCTTGGATTGAAAAATACCATCTTTGTCTATACAAAAACTGCCAATCTAATTTTGCAAAAAGAAAATTCACAAGATGTGAAAGATATCTATAGCGAATTGGAAAAACAAAATTCAGATTTATTAAATTAA
- a CDS encoding nucleotide sugar dehydrogenase: MELEKNIKIAVIGLGYVGLPLARLFATKYSVIGFDINESRVSSLKSGIDTTLEVEDDVLQSVLVDKTDEKEGLYCTTSRADIAECNYYIVTVPTPVDKNNRPDLTPLYKSSETVGKVLKRGDIVIYESTVYPGVTEEQCVPVLEQVSGLKFNEDFFAGYSPERINPGDKEHTVEKILKVTSGSTLEIGLKVDALYKSVIIAGTHLAPTIKVAEAAKVIENSQRDINIAFVNELAKIFNLMNIDTQEVLAAASTKWNFLPFKPGLVGGHCIGVDPYYLAQRAQEFGYHPEIILAGRRLNDSMGEYVASQIVKLMIKKGISVNGAELLMLGITFKENCPDVRNTKIVDVIKALKDYGIAVTIFDPLANPEEVKREYKLKTINSIPEQKFDALVLGVAHSEFLQIEFSNLQKEKSLIYDVKGVLGSLADNRL; encoded by the coding sequence ATGGAGTTAGAAAAAAATATTAAAATTGCAGTTATTGGTTTAGGCTATGTCGGATTGCCATTAGCACGACTGTTTGCGACAAAATATTCTGTAATTGGTTTTGATATAAATGAATCGAGAGTTAGTTCTCTGAAATCTGGAATAGACACTACTTTAGAAGTAGAGGATGATGTTTTACAAAGCGTCTTGGTAGATAAAACTGATGAAAAAGAAGGATTATATTGTACTACCTCCAGAGCGGACATTGCTGAATGTAATTATTATATAGTCACAGTTCCTACACCAGTAGACAAAAACAATAGACCAGATTTAACGCCTCTTTATAAATCTAGTGAAACTGTTGGTAAAGTTTTAAAAAGAGGAGATATAGTTATTTACGAATCTACAGTTTATCCTGGAGTTACGGAAGAACAATGTGTTCCAGTTTTAGAGCAGGTTTCCGGTCTAAAGTTTAACGAAGATTTTTTTGCAGGATATTCTCCAGAGAGAATTAATCCAGGAGACAAGGAACATACAGTTGAAAAAATCCTAAAAGTTACTTCTGGTTCAACACTTGAAATAGGTTTAAAAGTTGATGCTTTATATAAATCGGTAATTATAGCTGGGACACATTTAGCACCTACTATAAAAGTTGCAGAAGCAGCAAAAGTTATTGAGAACTCTCAGCGAGATATTAATATTGCTTTTGTAAATGAACTAGCTAAAATATTCAACTTAATGAATATTGATACACAAGAAGTATTGGCCGCAGCTTCGACAAAATGGAATTTTTTGCCTTTTAAACCAGGTCTTGTAGGGGGACATTGTATTGGTGTAGATCCCTACTACTTAGCACAAAGAGCACAAGAATTTGGATATCATCCTGAAATAATTTTGGCGGGAAGACGTCTAAATGACAGTATGGGTGAGTACGTAGCTTCACAGATAGTGAAGTTAATGATTAAAAAAGGCATTTCTGTTAATGGAGCTGAGCTGTTAATGTTAGGGATAACGTTCAAAGAGAACTGCCCAGACGTTAGAAATACTAAGATTGTAGATGTTATAAAAGCATTAAAAGATTACGGAATAGCGGTTACTATTTTTGATCCTTTGGCTAATCCCGAAGAAGTTAAAAGAGAATATAAATTAAAGACTATTAATTCTATTCCTGAACAAAAATTTGACGCATTGGTATTAGGGGTAGCCCATTCGGAGTTTCTTCAAATAGAATTTTCGAATCTGCAAAAAGAGAAAAGTTTAATTTATGATGTAAAAGGAGTTTTAGGATCTTTGGCAGACAATAGACTTTAG
- a CDS encoding UpxY family transcription antiterminator yields MNWYVVYTKPKWEKKVADKLNQLGIECYCPLITQIKQWSDRKKKVETPLFNSYVFVHLSDFDRNVVFQAQGVVRYLFWLGKPAIVKDEEIETIKKSLKAPNISDVSVSAIQVGDKIKLESGVFSNQSGVVQEVSNNYYTLVLESLGCILKIKYK; encoded by the coding sequence AAGAAAGTTGCAGACAAACTTAATCAACTGGGAATAGAATGCTATTGTCCACTGATTACTCAGATAAAACAGTGGTCAGATCGAAAAAAGAAAGTTGAAACGCCTCTTTTTAATTCCTATGTTTTTGTTCATTTGTCAGATTTCGATCGTAATGTAGTTTTTCAAGCACAAGGAGTAGTTCGGTATTTGTTTTGGCTGGGAAAACCCGCAATTGTGAAAGATGAAGAAATAGAAACAATAAAGAAAAGTCTTAAGGCACCTAATATTAGCGATGTTTCAGTATCTGCTATACAAGTTGGAGATAAAATTAAATTAGAATCGGGTGTATTCAGCAATCAAAGTGGAGTGGTACAAGAGGTTTCTAATAATTATTACACTTTAGTTTTGGAAAGTTTAGGATGTATTTTGAAAATAAAATATAAATAA